A window of the Wolbachia endosymbiont (group A) of Pogonocherus hispidulus genome harbors these coding sequences:
- a CDS encoding Rpn family recombination-promoting nuclease/putative transposase, translating into MTFSKFLDPKNDISFKRIFGTEKNKDILIHFLNDILGFTGKNEIKDIEFLSTIQDPDIAAKKQSIVDVLCRDENGLQVIVEMQVAKTKGFEKRAQYYAAKAYSRQADKGDQYHDLKEIIFIAIADCVLFPNKSEYKSKHTIRDEDTNEHDLKDFYFIFIELPKFPKNKEDQLENIVEKWAYFFRYAEETSEEELEKIIGSDFIIKKAYEELNRFNWSEKEFIAYEQEIKRILDEQAVLAQRLDDATEQGKKIGKEEGKIEGKIEGKIEVAKTMLANNVDVDTIVKFTGLSISEIKELQKV; encoded by the coding sequence ATGACTTTTTCTAAGTTTCTTGATCCCAAAAATGATATATCGTTCAAGCGTATCTTTGGTACTGAAAAAAATAAGGATATTCTTATTCACTTCCTCAATGATATCCTTGGCTTCACTGGTAAAAATGAAATAAAGGATATAGAGTTTTTAAGTACTATTCAAGACCCTGATATTGCTGCTAAAAAGCAAAGTATTGTTGATGTTCTCTGTAGAGATGAAAATGGACTGCAAGTAATAGTCGAAATGCAGGTCGCTAAAACTAAAGGCTTCGAGAAACGTGCTCAATACTATGCAGCTAAAGCTTATTCAAGACAAGCTGACAAGGGTGATCAATACCATGACCTTAAGGAAATTATCTTCATTGCTATAGCAGATTGTGTACTGTTTCCTAATAAATCTGAATACAAGTCAAAGCATACTATTCGAGATGAAGATACTAATGAGCATGATCTAAAAGATTTCTATTTTATATTTATTGAGTTGCCAAAATTTCCAAAGAATAAGGAAGATCAATTGGAGAATATAGTAGAAAAGTGGGCTTATTTCTTTAGGTATGCAGAGGAAACCAGTGAAGAGGAGCTGGAAAAAATAATAGGGAGTGATTTTATAATCAAAAAAGCCTATGAAGAGCTAAATAGATTTAACTGGTCAGAGAAAGAATTTATTGCCTACGAACAGGAAATAAAACGTATTCTTGATGAACAGGCTGTCCTCGCTCAAAGACTCGATGATGCTACTGAACAAGGCAAAAAAATTGGTAAAGAGGAAGGAAAAATTGAAGGAAAAATTGAAGGAAAAATTGAAGTAGCAAAAACAATGCTGGCTAATAATGTTGATGTTGACACTATTGTCAAGTTTACTGGTCTTTCTATAAGTGAGATAAAAGAATTGCAGAAAGTTTAA
- a CDS encoding PAAR domain-containing protein — MGKAIVCVGDYCSGIPAHVCMSGSSDVFVNGRSVCRKGDILTLGEKLMQGSNSVFINDMGITRTGDLVSCGFHVMSVSKNVFTS, encoded by the coding sequence ATGGGTAAAGCAATCGTTTGTGTAGGAGATTATTGCAGTGGAATACCAGCACATGTTTGTATGAGTGGAAGCAGCGATGTTTTTGTAAACGGTAGATCTGTGTGTCGAAAAGGAGATATCTTAACTCTAGGGGAGAAACTAATGCAAGGATCAAACAGCGTATTTATTAATGATATGGGAATAACAAGAACAGGTGACTTGGTATCGTGTGGTTTTCATGTGATGAGCGTTAGCAAAAATGTATTTACAAGTTAA
- a CDS encoding GPW/gp25 family protein — protein sequence MRGMNASTGKELEGLNHLKQSIVDILTTPIGSRIMRRNYGSRLLELIDRPINRDFTLEIYAATAEALEKWETRFKLEKVKITEVKEGKVTISLDGIYLPKGEKIRFDGVVV from the coding sequence ATGAGAGGCATGAATGCTAGCACGGGAAAGGAATTGGAAGGATTAAACCATCTAAAGCAATCGATAGTTGACATACTGACCACGCCGATAGGCAGCAGAATCATGCGTAGGAACTATGGGTCAAGATTACTTGAGTTAATTGATCGGCCAATAAATAGAGATTTTACGTTAGAAATTTATGCGGCAACAGCGGAAGCACTAGAAAAATGGGAAACAAGGTTCAAACTCGAGAAAGTAAAAATCACAGAAGTAAAAGAAGGGAAAGTCACAATTTCTTTGGATGGGATTTATCTACCAAAAGGAGAAAAAATTCGCTTTGACGGGGTTGTGGTATAA
- a CDS encoding ankyrin repeat domain-containing protein yields the protein MLTKGTEPKQALGNETNPGDEKWLEQEEGKTSLEQEKQDKTVESEKFAKQRLEREKQLEEEEHLELKRWEEQLKQKGGEEWLEWEEHKKWLKWEKLDEPAKWLLLQNWLEERKWHQEDNEHYLIRECFEIRRNDNDTLIDSAKGLGTINLMRAWFCDESDLTENQKKLNTKLLNILSGYPDTGGRGSCSYSIKVCTFLKSNKNNKDLKTVLNLKRGESGLTVLHAVVSMAAEYGGRLAEEYVSAACSLIEAGADPNVQNDRGQTPLHYAAIGSGGDGIDRLIEAGADPNAQDIEGKTPLYYAAGLGHDRGIELLLRKKAKCDVLDKTRKTPLQVAIDNHQYHVKRHFPTDNQKRLDKELRDIMCKRFPINDNWDEDDNLIAEAVKNLIAEVVKNLKEFLDKHEGDQDLKVVLNFYDEEGKSIMLQHARDISSVSEAATEVEDLLLKAGATDQKDYNREKCLPKSRTLWDDLTPDQKKKRDEFFAKVNQAQDMKQLEEVVDQTIRSGVRLNFIDPEEVAQQDKGSFTDHVMKKISALKESSEIASGIIYKLVSKGAVLHNLDRLESGFKDHKTNIKRAHKNYMNNALEFTKIVKNAAAGRVKDVKMDNSTFYLEYSEDSTINVAKITDGARDLGLVQGEIEYGRDIIKIGKSEVEIITANGIRNYTDLADNSDIVLTFHTSQGKLDVRLYPDKQDKIIVEVSNKKEILEKFKNCKEELGKNCSFGGDSVYDAIEQGYFERSGKLMRSEAMSQSNGQKKGSWCERISRASNSEQTTSRAMR from the coding sequence ATGTTAACTAAAGGTACTGAACCTAAACAGGCTTTAGGTAATGAAACAAATCCAGGAGATGAAAAATGGTTGGAACAGGAAGAAGGGAAAACATCGCTAGAACAGGAAAAGCAGGATAAAACGGTAGAGAGTGAAAAATTTGCTAAACAGCGGCTAGAACGGGAAAAACAGTTAGAAGAGGAAGAACACCTAGAGCTGAAAAGATGGGAAGAACAGCTAAAACAGAAGGGAGGGGAAGAGTGGCTAGAATGGGAAGAACATAAAAAATGGCTGAAATGGGAAAAATTGGACGAACCGGCGAAATGGCTACTATTGCAAAATTGGCTAGAAGAAAGGAAGTGGCACCAGGAGGATAATGAGCATTATTTGATCAGAGAATGTTTCGAAATACGTCGTAATGATAATGATACTTTGATAGATTCTGCTAAAGGTTTAGGTACTATTAATTTAATGCGTGCATGGTTTTGTGATGAATCTGATTTAACAGAGAATCAAAAGAAGTTAAATACAAAATTATTAAATATTCTCAGCGGATATCCAGATACTGGTGGTAGAGGTAGTTGTAGCTATAGTATAAAAGTTTGTACATTTTTAAAAAGCAATAAGAACAATAAAGATCTGAAAACTGTTCTTAATCTTAAAAGAGGAGAATCTGGATTGACAGTATTGCATGCGGTAGTAAGTATGGCTGCAGAATATGGAGGAAGGTTAGCTGAAGAATATGTATCTGCTGCATGTTCACTCATAGAAGCAGGAGCTGATCCTAATGTACAGAATGATAGAGGGCAGACACCTTTGCATTATGCTGCTATTGGGTCTGGAGGTGATGGTATAGATCGCCTCATAGAAGCAGGGGCTGATCCTAATGCACAGGATATTGAAGGGAAAACACCTTTGTATTATGCTGCTGGCCTTGGTCATGACAGAGGTATAGAATTGCTCCTACGGAAGAAAGCTAAGTGCGATGTACTTGATAAAACAAGGAAAACCCCACTACAAGTTGCAATTGATAATCATCAATACCACGTTAAGAGACACTTCCCAACTGACAATCAAAAGAGGTTGGATAAAGAATTACGTGATATAATGTGCAAACGTTTCCCTATTAATGACAATTGGGATGAAGATGATAATCTCATTGCTGAAGCCGTTAAAAATCTAATTGCTGAAGTCGTTAAAAATCTAAAAGAGTTTTTGGATAAACATGAGGGTGACCAAGATCTAAAAGTGGTTTTAAATTTTTATGATGAAGAAGGAAAATCAATAATGTTGCAACATGCCAGAGATATTTCTTCTGTTTCTGAAGCTGCTACTGAAGTAGAAGACTTACTTTTGAAAGCAGGAGCAACTGACCAAAAAGACTATAACAGGGAAAAATGTTTGCCCAAATCCAGGACCCTATGGGATGATTTAACACCAGACCAGAAGAAGAAGCGAGATGAATTTTTTGCTAAAGTAAATCAAGCTCAAGATATGAAACAACTGGAAGAAGTCGTAGATCAAACTATACGGTCTGGAGTAAGGCTTAACTTTATTGATCCAGAGGAAGTAGCGCAACAAGATAAAGGTAGTTTTACAGATCATGTAATGAAAAAAATTAGTGCATTAAAAGAGAGTTCTGAAATTGCTAGTGGTATAATATATAAATTAGTATCAAAAGGAGCAGTGTTACATAACTTGGATAGACTGGAATCAGGATTTAAGGATCATAAAACCAATATAAAAAGAGCTCATAAAAATTATATGAATAATGCTCTAGAATTTACGAAAATTGTTAAAAATGCGGCTGCTGGTAGAGTAAAAGATGTAAAAATGGATAATTCTACTTTTTACTTAGAATACTCAGAGGACAGCACAATAAATGTTGCAAAAATTACAGATGGAGCAAGGGATTTAGGGTTAGTTCAAGGGGAAATAGAATATGGAAGAGATATAATAAAGATCGGTAAAAGTGAGGTAGAAATTATAACAGCAAATGGCATAAGGAATTACACAGACCTTGCAGATAATAGTGATATAGTATTGACTTTCCATACCAGTCAGGGGAAATTAGACGTTAGATTGTATCCTGACAAACAAGATAAAATAATAGTAGAAGTGAGTAATAAAAAGGAAATATTGGAAAAGTTCAAAAATTGTAAAGAAGAATTAGGTAAGAATTGCTCATTTGGTGGGGATTCAGTATACGATGCTATTGAACAGGGATATTTTGAAAGGTCTGGAAAATTGATGCGTTCTGAAGCAATGAGTCAATCTAATGGACAGAAAAAAGGGAGTTGGTGTGAAAGAATAAGCAGAGCCTCAAACTCAGAACAAACAACAAGCCGTGCTATGAGATAA
- a CDS encoding phage tail protein: MLLPPNATKQEKALVDAIDYKVDPSCVKGFKFSLGEKILPWLVEEYGLGEILRWKGKAIKEGVKFQRLRGTPASLKIALKWANIEDITIIEEPPGKHFFELQVGIRDVPNDFFVDAVVELAKLSLPARSRLMRIFNDYYNVDRFILDESFFGSLLSDYSGTKVEKDGPVLSFGRVNFFRSHGPVIRIIENYLRDHYERALSNDIYRLDVAILGETEPHTKNYNGIYERSHQWNNLKTLYPLPQSLLPEIKFAKAQIVLSDSWNLGEINACFPVGSVEEEGSKFLLGSSKLSEQLWNLKYKPILERFSVTHHYKVEDFTNQKVIRYGLAEHIFYYENDLDSKQKDSTREPENYILVFYPGVLTWHEHRHLNRSWEEKQPICLIYQTYIFISSYTILVFS, translated from the coding sequence ATGCTATTACCGCCAAATGCAACAAAACAAGAAAAAGCGCTGGTTGATGCAATAGATTACAAAGTAGACCCAAGCTGTGTAAAAGGATTTAAATTTAGCCTAGGGGAAAAAATATTACCGTGGTTGGTTGAAGAATATGGATTGGGGGAAATTCTACGCTGGAAAGGAAAGGCGATAAAAGAAGGAGTAAAATTTCAGCGTTTAAGAGGAACACCAGCGTCACTTAAAATAGCATTAAAGTGGGCAAATATAGAAGATATTACAATTATTGAAGAGCCACCCGGTAAACACTTTTTTGAGTTGCAGGTAGGGATAAGAGACGTACCAAATGATTTCTTTGTAGATGCAGTAGTAGAACTAGCAAAACTATCACTACCTGCAAGATCGAGGCTAATGAGAATTTTTAACGATTATTACAATGTTGATAGGTTTATTTTAGACGAAAGTTTTTTTGGCAGCTTATTATCAGACTACTCTGGTACAAAGGTCGAAAAAGATGGACCAGTGTTGTCATTTGGAAGAGTAAATTTTTTCAGGTCTCATGGTCCAGTTATTAGGATTATAGAAAACTATCTACGCGATCATTATGAACGAGCTTTAAGCAATGACATATATCGCTTGGATGTAGCAATCCTTGGAGAAACCGAGCCTCACACAAAGAATTATAACGGTATTTATGAAAGAAGTCATCAGTGGAATAATTTAAAAACGCTATATCCGCTACCACAGAGCTTATTACCTGAGATTAAGTTTGCTAAAGCGCAGATAGTATTATCAGATAGCTGGAACTTAGGAGAAATAAACGCATGTTTTCCGGTTGGTAGTGTGGAAGAAGAAGGAAGTAAATTTTTACTAGGAAGTAGTAAACTGTCTGAACAACTGTGGAACTTAAAGTACAAGCCAATTTTAGAAAGGTTTAGCGTTACTCACCACTACAAGGTAGAAGATTTTACCAACCAGAAAGTTATAAGATATGGTTTAGCAGAACACATTTTCTACTATGAAAACGATTTAGATTCAAAGCAAAAAGATTCAACACGTGAACCGGAAAATTACATTTTAGTGTTTTACCCGGGTGTACTAACGTGGCACGAACATCGACATTTGAACAGGTCTTGGGAAGAAAAACAGCCCATATGCTTAATATACCAAACATATATATTTATATCTTCATATACTATATTAGTATTTAGTTAA
- a CDS encoding phage baseplate assembly protein V: MLDHNFAIAELNRRLVNIIRIGLVKEIDHEKARVRVKVGEFITDWLPWVTARAGEDRSWFAPNIDEQVIVLSPYGELSLGVVLPAIYQEKYPPPENKKEINSAKFQDGTKLSYDKDKHHLEIDVIDKITLKVGESSIEMTKKGIKLKGKRIDLN; the protein is encoded by the coding sequence ATGTTAGACCATAATTTTGCGATTGCAGAGCTAAATAGAAGGCTAGTAAACATTATTCGTATAGGTCTAGTTAAAGAAATAGACCATGAAAAGGCAAGAGTGCGGGTAAAAGTAGGAGAATTTATAACCGATTGGCTTCCATGGGTAACGGCAAGAGCAGGAGAAGATAGAAGTTGGTTTGCGCCGAATATTGATGAGCAAGTAATAGTATTATCGCCATATGGAGAGTTGTCATTAGGGGTGGTGCTACCGGCAATTTATCAGGAGAAATATCCGCCTCCGGAGAATAAAAAGGAAATAAATAGTGCAAAATTTCAAGATGGGACAAAGTTATCGTACGATAAAGATAAACATCATTTAGAGATAGATGTAATAGATAAAATAACGCTAAAAGTTGGGGAATCAAGTATAGAAATGACAAAAAAGGGAATAAAACTCAAAGGAAAAAGAATAGATCTAAACTAG
- a CDS encoding ankyrin repeat domain-containing protein encodes MKFSEEKRKAFNKSFYELLDNSFKNINEKDEKGETILHKAARMSTGKKVSFLVRKGADVNARDNRGFTPLHWAVSAKRLENVKELIRSGAEVNATEGISKYTPLHLACMVWAERIIKELVKAGAAVNQPDKFGNTPMYWLMANEKNKEARKFLEKQGGIVRDTPKICDEVVESVGEMVDVWSRKFLPKLKGKVVSLEEIRKRDESLIIEDFNKVISRVVGKMNTMIKEFDER; translated from the coding sequence ATGAAGTTCAGTGAGGAAAAAAGAAAAGCTTTTAATAAGTCATTTTATGAATTATTAGACAACTCGTTTAAGAATATTAACGAAAAAGATGAAAAAGGAGAAACAATACTGCACAAGGCAGCAAGAATGTCGACAGGAAAAAAAGTAAGTTTTCTAGTCAGGAAAGGAGCGGACGTCAATGCAAGAGATAACAGAGGTTTTACACCGCTCCATTGGGCAGTATCGGCGAAACGTCTAGAGAACGTAAAAGAGCTGATAAGATCAGGAGCGGAAGTAAATGCTACTGAAGGAATTAGCAAATATACGCCACTGCATCTTGCGTGTATGGTATGGGCAGAAAGGATAATAAAAGAGCTAGTAAAAGCAGGAGCGGCCGTTAATCAGCCGGATAAATTTGGTAATACACCGATGTATTGGCTAATGGCCAATGAAAAGAATAAAGAGGCAAGGAAATTCCTGGAAAAGCAAGGAGGTATAGTAAGAGATACACCAAAAATATGCGATGAAGTAGTGGAATCAGTTGGAGAAATGGTAGATGTATGGAGTAGAAAATTTTTACCGAAGTTAAAAGGGAAGGTGGTAAGTTTAGAAGAAATAAGAAAAAGAGATGAGTCGCTAATAATAGAAGATTTTAACAAAGTAATAAGCAGGGTGGTGGGCAAGATGAACACTATGATTAAAGAATTTGATGAAAGATAG
- a CDS encoding baseplate J/gp47 family protein, translating into MEQPNIIEPLNFEEIFSRMKEELVKHDASFTALVESDPAMKILEVAAWRELLLRERVNEAVKSNVLKFAGGEDLDNLAEFYGVEREKGEDDERFRKRIKAKIVGWSTGGSKEHYRYHALSADRRVKDALVESKVPGSVEISILSTELSTNGIASEELLDIVRKQVTRDDIRVLTDTITVVGCNIIEINIHSRISIKRPDIVETVKKKFIEKFESTKRLGWKVTKSWIIANLFVEGVENVELIEPKEDVVVLGNECAALRSLNVELN; encoded by the coding sequence ATGGAGCAGCCAAATATTATCGAACCACTGAACTTTGAAGAGATTTTTTCTCGGATGAAAGAAGAATTAGTGAAGCATGATGCAAGTTTTACGGCATTAGTAGAAAGTGACCCAGCGATGAAGATATTAGAAGTAGCAGCCTGGAGAGAACTTTTGCTGAGAGAAAGAGTAAATGAGGCAGTAAAAAGTAATGTACTGAAGTTTGCAGGAGGAGAAGACCTAGATAATTTAGCTGAGTTTTATGGAGTAGAAAGGGAAAAAGGGGAAGATGATGAACGTTTCAGAAAAAGAATTAAAGCAAAGATAGTTGGCTGGAGTACCGGAGGGAGTAAAGAACATTATCGATATCATGCACTCTCAGCAGATAGAAGAGTAAAGGATGCATTGGTTGAATCAAAAGTGCCAGGGAGTGTAGAGATCTCGATTTTATCCACGGAGTTATCCACAAATGGCATAGCGTCTGAAGAACTACTTGATATTGTAAGAAAGCAAGTCACCAGGGATGATATAAGGGTATTAACAGATACGATAACAGTAGTTGGTTGCAATATTATAGAAATAAATATCCACAGCAGAATTAGTATTAAAAGACCAGATATTGTTGAAACAGTGAAGAAGAAATTTATAGAAAAATTTGAATCAACGAAAAGATTGGGATGGAAAGTAACGAAATCATGGATTATAGCCAACCTGTTTGTGGAGGGAGTAGAAAACGTGGAATTAATCGAGCCAAAAGAGGATGTTGTGGTACTGGGGAATGAGTGCGCTGCCTTAAGAAGTTTAAATGTTGAGTTGAATTAA
- a CDS encoding ankyrin repeat domain-containing protein, which translates to MVKFNKETKNAFEELLKAISVNEFQQINEKDTEGCTILHRAAQVSEPEIVELLIKKGANVNERNNRNETPLHLAAFLGRRKNVRALIKNGGEVNARSNNKAVPLHFASLAGRIRTIEELIKAGGDMNAIDRFECSPLNYAKIYPRVTSYLEKKGVNMRDVEVMNGEANKAIEEIMERCNKGPEGEVMSFKEVVELIEKESLLLEEK; encoded by the coding sequence ATGGTAAAGTTTAACAAAGAAACAAAAAATGCTTTTGAAGAGTTATTGAAAGCAATATCAGTAAACGAGTTTCAACAAATAAATGAGAAAGACACAGAAGGTTGTACAATATTGCACCGAGCAGCACAAGTGTCAGAGCCAGAAATAGTAGAGCTATTAATAAAAAAAGGAGCAAACGTTAACGAGAGAAATAATAGAAATGAAACGCCGTTGCATCTAGCAGCATTTTTAGGGCGTAGAAAAAATGTGAGAGCCCTGATAAAGAACGGAGGCGAAGTAAATGCAAGGTCTAATAACAAAGCAGTGCCACTACATTTTGCAAGTTTAGCAGGAAGAATAAGGACAATAGAAGAACTGATAAAAGCAGGAGGAGATATGAATGCAATAGATAGGTTTGAATGCAGCCCACTAAACTATGCAAAAATTTATCCGAGGGTGACAAGTTATCTAGAAAAGAAGGGAGTGAATATGAGAGATGTAGAAGTGATGAATGGAGAAGCAAACAAGGCAATAGAAGAAATAATGGAAAGGTGTAATAAAGGCCCGGAGGGAGAAGTGATGAGTTTTAAGGAAGTAGTGGAATTAATAGAAAAAGAATCCTTACTACTGGAAGAGAAATAG
- a CDS encoding ankyrin repeat domain-containing protein, which translates to MEALYIVLIAEELMVKFSKKEREEFNKSWKEVLDNSIENINKKDTKGRTILHYAVGMPDPKKVRLLIQKGADVDAADAGKYRPLHLAVMGQRVENIKELIKAGVEVNAVERSSKFAPLHLACMVHKC; encoded by the coding sequence TTGGAGGCACTTTATATTGTATTAATAGCTGAGGAACTTATGGTAAAATTTAGTAAGAAAGAAAGAGAAGAATTTAATAAGTCGTGGAAAGAAGTATTAGATAACTCAATAGAAAATATTAATAAAAAAGACACAAAAGGGAGGACGATATTGCATTACGCGGTAGGAATGCCAGATCCCAAAAAAGTGAGATTATTAATCCAAAAGGGAGCAGATGTAGATGCAGCAGATGCCGGGAAATATAGACCACTACACCTAGCAGTGATGGGGCAACGTGTAGAAAATATAAAAGAGCTGATAAAGGCAGGAGTGGAGGTAAACGCAGTGGAACGAAGTAGCAAATTTGCTCCGTTGCACCTTGCCTGCATGGTGCATAAGTGTTGA
- a CDS encoding DUF2924 domain-containing protein, whose protein sequence is MEKVEKKVRSLDEKPLVELRKIWKKVYGEEAPKYTKKYLVPRLAYRMQEKAYGEISRKGAKRLEYLADRLEKGKRISSDKLPVEGTELILERGEEVHVVMVTNTGLIYREEFYTSLSAVAGKIMGMSYNGPLLFGMREKEKKSV, encoded by the coding sequence ATGGAAAAAGTAGAAAAAAAAGTAAGGAGTTTAGATGAGAAACCATTAGTAGAGCTGAGAAAAATATGGAAAAAGGTATATGGGGAAGAAGCACCTAAATACACAAAGAAATATCTGGTACCGAGGTTAGCATATAGGATGCAGGAGAAAGCGTATGGAGAAATATCAAGAAAAGGGGCAAAAAGACTGGAATACCTAGCAGATCGACTAGAGAAGGGAAAAAGAATAAGTAGCGATAAACTGCCAGTAGAGGGAACAGAGTTGATATTAGAGAGAGGGGAAGAAGTTCACGTTGTAATGGTAACAAATACAGGTTTGATCTATAGAGAAGAGTTTTATACATCATTATCAGCAGTAGCAGGAAAAATAATGGGAATGAGTTACAACGGACCGCTCTTGTTTGGCATGCGTGAAAAGGAGAAAAAAAGTGTGTGA
- a CDS encoding phage tail protein, with product MRINVEVSGSIKEVMQSIDAEKAKVEKAAVRALNKTALWVRSQTVKQVSEEKQIPKKAMRKKLSVDKANRKRLWSIIKLSSQWIGVAKLGSIKQTKIGAKVGSRMYEGAFIATMKNGHIGIFKRRYMTPLPIDEIKVNTQAREIMKELAENEVERVFEKYFDHELNFILRGS from the coding sequence ATGCGTATTAACGTTGAAGTTAGCGGTAGCATCAAAGAAGTTATGCAAAGCATAGATGCAGAGAAAGCGAAAGTGGAAAAAGCAGCGGTGAGGGCACTAAACAAAACAGCACTATGGGTAAGATCGCAAACAGTCAAACAAGTTAGCGAAGAAAAACAAATACCAAAAAAAGCAATGAGAAAAAAGTTAAGTGTGGATAAAGCAAATAGAAAGCGTTTGTGGTCTATAATAAAGCTTAGTTCGCAGTGGATAGGAGTAGCAAAACTTGGGAGTATAAAACAGACAAAGATAGGAGCAAAGGTAGGAAGCCGTATGTATGAAGGAGCATTTATAGCAACAATGAAAAATGGTCATATAGGAATATTCAAAAGAAGGTACATGACACCGTTACCAATAGATGAAATTAAAGTAAACACGCAAGCTCGGGAAATAATGAAAGAGTTAGCTGAAAATGAAGTAGAAAGAGTATTTGAGAAGTATTTCGACCATGAACTTAATTTTATTTTAAGAGGATCATAA
- a CDS encoding recombinase family protein, whose protein sequence is MCEEIRCAIYTRKSNEDGLEQKFNSLDAQRVACEKYIKSKEGWITLAKKYDDGGFSGSNLNRPAIKELFEDVKAGEVDCVVVYTLDRLSRKTKDCIEVTSFFRRHRISFVAVTQIFDNNTPMGKFVQTVLSGAAQLEREMIVERVKNKIATSKEQGLWMGGTLPLGYDVKDKELIINEKEAKTVKHIFERYMELKSMAGLARELNSQGYRTKARSDIFKKATVRRIITNPIYMGKIRHYEKQYKGKHEAIIEEEKWQKAQELIKNQPYRGVKYEEALLKGMIRCRCCKVNMTLTYSKKENKRYRYYICNNHLRGKDCGSVNRTVVAGEVEKEVMKRAERLYENLEEKAEEWKNLSFGKQKEEVKKLIKTVWMREDGIDVCSESEEKFIPMSLKKKGNKCTVVEPEGKTNNALLKAVVRAHLWKHQLEAGKYRSVKELSVKINIGTRRIQQILRLNYLAPKIKEDIVNGRQPSSLRLVDLREIPMLWSEQLEKFYDLNLQKK, encoded by the coding sequence GTGTGTGAGGAAATAAGATGTGCGATATATACAAGAAAATCAAATGAAGATGGACTAGAACAAAAGTTTAACAGTTTAGATGCGCAGCGAGTAGCATGTGAAAAATACATAAAGAGCAAAGAAGGATGGATAACATTGGCAAAAAAGTACGACGACGGTGGGTTTTCAGGGAGTAATTTAAATAGACCAGCAATAAAGGAATTGTTTGAAGATGTAAAGGCAGGAGAAGTGGACTGTGTGGTAGTGTATACGCTCGATAGGTTATCAAGGAAAACAAAGGACTGCATAGAAGTAACGTCATTTTTTAGAAGGCACCGGATAAGTTTTGTAGCAGTGACGCAAATATTTGATAACAACACACCAATGGGAAAATTTGTGCAAACAGTGTTATCAGGAGCAGCACAACTAGAAAGAGAAATGATAGTAGAGAGAGTAAAAAATAAAATAGCAACATCGAAAGAACAAGGGTTATGGATGGGAGGAACTTTGCCGCTAGGGTATGATGTGAAAGATAAAGAATTAATAATAAATGAGAAAGAAGCAAAGACGGTGAAACATATATTTGAGAGGTATATGGAGTTGAAGTCAATGGCAGGATTAGCAAGAGAGTTAAATAGCCAAGGGTACCGAACGAAAGCAAGATCAGATATCTTTAAAAAGGCCACGGTAAGGAGAATAATAACAAATCCGATATATATGGGAAAAATCAGACATTATGAGAAACAATATAAAGGAAAGCATGAGGCAATAATAGAAGAAGAAAAATGGCAAAAAGCGCAGGAATTGATAAAGAATCAACCATATCGAGGAGTAAAATATGAGGAAGCGCTGCTAAAGGGGATGATAAGATGCAGATGCTGCAAAGTAAACATGACGCTGACATACTCAAAAAAAGAAAATAAAAGGTATCGATATTATATATGCAATAACCATTTAAGAGGAAAAGATTGTGGATCAGTGAACCGAACAGTAGTAGCAGGAGAAGTAGAAAAAGAAGTGATGAAGAGAGCTGAACGCCTATATGAAAATTTGGAAGAAAAAGCGGAAGAGTGGAAAAATTTAAGTTTTGGAAAACAGAAAGAAGAGGTGAAGAAATTAATAAAGACAGTATGGATGAGAGAGGATGGAATAGATGTCTGTTCTGAATCAGAGGAAAAATTTATACCAATGAGTTTAAAAAAGAAAGGAAATAAATGCACGGTAGTAGAACCAGAGGGGAAAACAAATAATGCGCTACTGAAAGCAGTGGTAAGGGCTCATCTGTGGAAACATCAACTGGAGGCAGGAAAATATAGAAGTGTGAAAGAGCTGAGCGTTAAAATTAATATAGGTACAAGGCGCATACAACAAATTTTAAGGTTAAATTATTTAGCACCAAAGATCAAAGAAGACATAGTAAATGGGAGGCAGCCAAGTAGTTTGAGGTTGGTTGATTTAAGGGAAATACCAATGCTGTGGAGTGAGCAATTGGAAAAGTTTTATGATCTTAATTTACAAAAGAAATAG